In Tsuneonella dongtanensis, a single window of DNA contains:
- a CDS encoding OmpA family protein: MQISRKITAGFAVLSMLTVSACVTDPNTGERKVSRAAIGGVGGSVAGALLGGLIGGKTARIAGAVAGGALGGYVGYRMDQQIKELKEQTAGSGIDVSETDGGQAILVNLPDGVTFATGSYSINPGFQTLLDRVAASLQQYPNSLVDVYGHTDTVGSATSNQRLSEQRAQAVSNYLIGRGVSSARIRWMGFGETQLKVATGDNVNEPMNRRVEIKIIPVTQQEANSAM, translated from the coding sequence ATGCAGATTTCGCGCAAGATCACCGCAGGCTTTGCCGTGCTGTCGATGCTGACCGTTTCGGCCTGCGTCACCGATCCCAACACCGGAGAGAGGAAGGTTTCTCGCGCCGCGATCGGCGGCGTTGGCGGATCGGTCGCCGGTGCGCTTCTCGGCGGACTGATCGGCGGCAAGACCGCGCGTATCGCCGGTGCGGTCGCGGGCGGTGCGCTCGGCGGCTATGTCGGCTACCGGATGGACCAGCAGATCAAGGAACTGAAGGAGCAGACCGCAGGCTCGGGCATCGACGTCAGCGAGACCGACGGCGGCCAGGCCATCCTCGTCAACCTGCCCGACGGCGTGACCTTCGCCACCGGCAGCTACTCCATCAACCCGGGCTTCCAGACCCTGCTCGACCGCGTGGCCGCGAGCCTGCAGCAGTACCCGAACAGCCTCGTCGACGTATACGGCCACACCGACACGGTCGGCTCGGCCACGTCGAACCAGCGCCTGTCCGAACAGCGCGCCCAGGCCGTCTCCAACTACCTCATCGGTCGCGGCGTCAGTTCGGCGCGCATCCGCTGGATGGGCTTCGGCGAGACCCAGCTCAAGGTTGCGACCGGCGACAACGTCAACGAACCGATGAACCGCCGCGTCGAAATCAAGATCATTCCTGTCACGCAGCAGGAAGCCAACTCGGCGATGTAA
- a CDS encoding hemolysin family protein, translating into MTPFPWTDLLIIAGLIVLNGLFAMSELAIVSARPARLKGAADRGSKAAKIALSLAADPGKFLSTVQIGITLVGIIAGAYSGSSLGGPVGERLAALGVPEEFAPEVGFAAVIAVTTYLSLVVGELVPKQIALRAALPIALAAAPPMAFLAKVAAPIVWLLDVSSSLLIRLMGVRPAGQSNVTAEELHMIFAEATHSGIIESGQSEILAGVVKLAERPVRALMTPRTELDWLDLHAPEVDLRARIDASPHSLLPVAEGSPDRILGVVKVREVLGELLAGRTVDLTRLMKKPEIIPDQLDAMDALRTLQQAEVAMAMVHDEYGHLEGIVTPVDLLTAIVGNFASDSDLGEAPTIVERDDGSLLISGALPVDEMADRLAIDLPEDHEFATAAGYVLWHLKKLPDEGESFVDQGWRIEVVDMDGRKIDKLIAVSV; encoded by the coding sequence GTGACCCCTTTTCCCTGGACCGACCTTCTCATCATTGCCGGGCTGATCGTGCTCAACGGCCTGTTCGCGATGAGCGAGCTGGCGATCGTGTCGGCGCGTCCCGCCCGCCTGAAAGGCGCCGCCGATCGCGGCAGCAAGGCGGCGAAGATAGCACTCTCGCTCGCCGCCGACCCGGGGAAGTTCCTCTCGACCGTCCAGATCGGCATCACCCTCGTCGGCATTATCGCGGGCGCCTATTCCGGGTCGAGCCTTGGCGGACCGGTGGGCGAGCGACTGGCAGCACTCGGGGTGCCCGAGGAGTTCGCGCCCGAGGTCGGCTTCGCCGCGGTGATCGCGGTGACGACCTATCTCAGCCTCGTCGTCGGCGAACTCGTGCCGAAGCAGATCGCGCTGCGTGCGGCGCTGCCGATCGCACTGGCTGCCGCACCGCCGATGGCATTCCTTGCCAAGGTGGCCGCGCCGATCGTGTGGCTGCTCGACGTGTCGTCATCCCTGCTCATCCGGCTGATGGGCGTGCGCCCCGCGGGTCAGTCCAACGTGACCGCCGAAGAGCTGCACATGATCTTTGCCGAGGCCACGCACTCCGGCATCATCGAAAGCGGGCAGAGCGAGATCCTGGCCGGCGTGGTCAAGCTGGCCGAGCGGCCGGTCCGCGCGCTGATGACTCCGCGCACCGAGCTCGACTGGCTCGACCTCCACGCGCCCGAGGTCGACCTGCGCGCACGGATCGACGCCAGCCCACACTCGCTCCTGCCGGTGGCCGAGGGCTCGCCCGATCGCATCCTCGGGGTCGTCAAGGTACGCGAAGTGCTCGGCGAACTGCTTGCCGGGCGCACCGTCGATCTTACGCGCCTGATGAAGAAGCCCGAGATCATCCCCGACCAGCTCGACGCGATGGACGCCTTGCGCACGTTGCAGCAGGCCGAAGTGGCGATGGCGATGGTCCACGACGAATACGGCCACCTCGAGGGCATCGTGACGCCGGTCGACCTGCTGACCGCCATCGTCGGCAACTTCGCGTCCGACAGCGATCTCGGCGAGGCGCCCACGATCGTCGAGCGCGACGACGGCAGCCTGCTAATCTCGGGCGCGCTGCCCGTCGACGAGATGGCCGACCGCCTGGCGATCGACCTGCCCGAAGACCACGAATTCGCGACCGCCGCGGGCTATGTGCTGTGGCACCTCAAGAAGCTGCCCGACGAGGGCGAAAGCTTCGTCGACCAGGGCTGGAGGATTGAGGTGGTCGACATGGACGGACGCAAGATCGACAAGCTGATCGCTGTGTCGGTTTGA
- a CDS encoding electron transfer flavoprotein subunit beta/FixA family protein has protein sequence MKILVPVKRVIDYNVKPRVKADGSGVDLANVKMSMNPFDEIAVEEALRLKEKGAATEVVVVSIGPAKATETLRTGLAMGADRAILVQVDDGTEVEPLAVAKILKGIADAESPGLVILGKQAIDDDSNQTGQMLAALMGRPQGTFANTVAVEGDHVTVKREIDGGLETVKLSLPAIVTTDLRLNEPRYASLPNIMKAKSKPLDTKSPADYGVDVSPRLKTLKVAEPPVRSAGVKVADVDELVAKLKALGIA, from the coding sequence ATGAAGATCCTCGTCCCCGTAAAGCGGGTGATCGATTACAACGTGAAGCCGCGGGTCAAGGCCGACGGTTCGGGTGTCGATCTCGCCAACGTCAAGATGAGCATGAACCCGTTCGACGAGATCGCGGTCGAGGAAGCCCTGCGCCTCAAGGAAAAGGGCGCGGCGACCGAGGTCGTGGTGGTGTCGATCGGTCCCGCCAAGGCGACCGAAACGCTGCGCACGGGCCTTGCGATGGGCGCGGACCGCGCGATTCTGGTGCAGGTCGATGACGGCACCGAGGTCGAACCGCTGGCGGTAGCCAAGATCCTCAAGGGCATCGCGGATGCGGAAAGCCCGGGCCTCGTGATCCTCGGAAAGCAGGCGATCGACGACGATTCGAACCAGACCGGCCAGATGCTCGCCGCGCTGATGGGCCGTCCGCAGGGCACTTTCGCCAACACCGTCGCGGTCGAGGGCGACCACGTGACCGTGAAGCGCGAAATCGACGGCGGCCTCGAAACGGTGAAGCTGAGCCTTCCCGCGATCGTCACCACCGACCTCCGCCTCAACGAGCCGCGCTACGCCTCGCTGCCCAACATCATGAAGGCGAAGTCGAAGCCGCTCGATACCAAGTCGCCCGCCGACTACGGCGTCGACGTGAGCCCGCGCCTGAAGACCCTCAAGGTCGCCGAGCCGCCGGTGCGCAGCGCTGGCGTCAAGGTCGCCGACGTCGACGAACTGGTCGCCAAGCTCAAAGCCCTCGGCATCGCCTGA
- a CDS encoding DUF445 domain-containing protein — protein MRRTATGLLVAMAGIYVLAGQYLGLHPSIGYVRAFAEAAMVGGLADWFAVTALFRRPLGLPIPHTAIIPENKDRIADTMAQFLQDNFLTPAVVARRMQDMNLAKAAGEYLAAPAKGDTGERIRAGAGELIAEFLESLDPERLGSQMRSGLKTIAARVEIAPLAGQLLTAAIADKRHLPLIDSAIRWAGLTIEANEDMIRAMIHEKANGLVRWTGLDEKLANSVLDGLYKLLAEVLVDPEHPLRGKLEEGLAQLAHDLLHDPEMQARVEKAKNDLLDNPVVGRWWLGVWERIRGGLLKTAREPGGGLSAAFADTIADLGTALQGDPRLQVQINRFARRTAVGVATRYGGQIVRLVSETVKRWDAHTVTDRIESAVGRDLQFIRMNGTLVGGLVGVTIHAVEAAL, from the coding sequence ATGCGCCGCACCGCGACCGGCCTGCTGGTCGCGATGGCGGGCATCTATGTCCTGGCCGGCCAGTACCTCGGCCTCCATCCGTCGATCGGATACGTGCGTGCTTTCGCCGAAGCCGCAATGGTCGGCGGGCTGGCGGACTGGTTCGCGGTGACCGCGCTGTTCCGCCGCCCGCTCGGCCTGCCCATTCCGCACACCGCGATCATTCCCGAGAACAAGGATCGCATCGCCGACACGATGGCGCAGTTCCTCCAGGACAACTTCCTGACACCCGCGGTCGTCGCCCGGCGGATGCAGGACATGAACCTGGCGAAGGCTGCAGGCGAGTATCTCGCCGCGCCCGCCAAGGGAGATACCGGTGAGCGCATCCGCGCGGGGGCAGGCGAACTGATCGCCGAATTCCTCGAATCGCTCGATCCGGAACGGCTGGGGTCGCAGATGCGCAGCGGCCTCAAGACCATTGCCGCGCGGGTCGAGATCGCACCGCTGGCGGGCCAGCTCCTGACCGCCGCGATCGCGGACAAGCGGCACCTTCCGCTCATCGATTCCGCGATCCGCTGGGCCGGCCTGACGATCGAGGCGAACGAGGACATGATCCGCGCCATGATCCACGAAAAGGCGAACGGCCTCGTCCGCTGGACAGGCCTCGACGAGAAGCTCGCCAACTCGGTGCTCGACGGGCTCTACAAGCTGCTGGCCGAAGTGCTGGTCGATCCCGAGCACCCCTTGCGCGGCAAGTTGGAGGAAGGGCTGGCGCAGCTGGCCCACGACCTTTTGCACGATCCGGAAATGCAGGCGCGGGTCGAAAAGGCGAAGAACGACCTGCTCGACAATCCGGTCGTCGGCCGGTGGTGGCTCGGCGTCTGGGAGCGCATCCGCGGCGGCCTGCTCAAGACGGCGCGAGAGCCCGGCGGCGGCCTGTCCGCCGCGTTCGCCGATACGATCGCCGACCTCGGTACGGCACTACAGGGCGACCCGCGCCTTCAGGTCCAGATCAACCGGTTTGCCAGGCGCACGGCGGTCGGTGTCGCGACCCGTTACGGCGGGCAGATCGTCCGCCTGGTTTCCGAGACGGTCAAGCGGTGGGACGCGCACACGGTGACCGACCGGATCGAAAGCGCGGTCGGCCGCGACCTCCAGTTCATCCGCATGAACGGCACGCTCGTCGGCGGACTGGTGGGCGTGACCATCCATGCGGTCGAGGCCGCACTGTGA
- a CDS encoding energy transducer TonB, with protein MLKRLTIALATLLAPVQAASQEAPVVLKPSSKWYMDYGEGHCRLARQFGADADKSVFYLEQYEPGSHFTVLAAGKPFRIEARRKPTLRFGSGGATVESDKVRGSTMGPYGEGVLSTGVSLLPEPDTGPSKPFAPLGSSNYTPDPLETFLEPEAVKSISSFELLDKGAPVVRLSLGSLEQPIAAMNACTEELITHWGLDLAEHRGRTRAPYPKNNPGEWIGFNEYPSDMLRDNKQGIVWFRLDVDAAGEPTACTIQQATDPPEFGGVVCRLIMKRAHFHPALNAQGQPMKSYWRSSVRFELAN; from the coding sequence ATGCTGAAACGATTGACGATTGCCTTGGCGACCTTGCTCGCTCCGGTGCAGGCCGCTTCGCAAGAGGCACCGGTTGTCCTCAAGCCGAGTTCGAAGTGGTACATGGATTACGGCGAGGGGCATTGCCGCCTCGCGCGCCAATTCGGGGCCGATGCGGACAAATCGGTCTTCTACCTCGAGCAGTATGAGCCCGGCAGCCACTTCACGGTGCTCGCCGCGGGCAAGCCGTTCCGCATCGAGGCGAGGCGCAAGCCGACGCTGCGCTTCGGATCGGGCGGGGCGACCGTCGAATCTGACAAGGTCCGCGGATCGACGATGGGCCCATACGGCGAAGGCGTCCTGTCGACCGGGGTGTCGCTGCTGCCCGAACCGGACACCGGTCCGAGCAAGCCGTTCGCCCCCTTAGGCTCATCGAATTACACTCCCGATCCCTTGGAGACATTTCTCGAGCCCGAGGCGGTCAAATCCATAAGTTCGTTCGAGCTTCTCGATAAGGGCGCACCGGTCGTGCGGCTTTCACTGGGATCTCTGGAACAGCCGATCGCGGCGATGAACGCCTGCACGGAGGAATTGATCACGCATTGGGGGCTCGATCTGGCCGAGCATCGCGGAAGGACGCGGGCCCCTTACCCGAAGAACAATCCGGGCGAATGGATTGGATTCAACGAATACCCGAGCGATATGCTCCGCGACAACAAACAGGGCATTGTCTGGTTTCGTCTCGATGTCGACGCGGCGGGAGAACCGACGGCCTGCACCATCCAGCAGGCGACAGATCCGCCGGAATTCGGCGGGGTCGTGTGCCGTCTGATCATGAAGCGGGCGCATTTCCATCCCGCGCTCAATGCGCAGGGTCAGCCGATGAAGTCCTATTGGCGCTCGTCGGTCAGGTTCGAACTGGCGAATTAG
- a CDS encoding GNAT family N-acetyltransferase has translation MSEPLLRDNAPLLTTERLELWRPQPGDEPQMFAIMQDPRTWRYFGATPSRVDHVTRFMRNAGSWQLHGYGSFMVRSRGEEPVVGNCGVFHTWRGLGEDFDDKPEAGWIVAADHAGKGYAREAMDAALAWFDATHGPREVVCIIHPDNAPSNKLAGRLGFEPTRLTELAPDNPVQVFSRVANSPVRT, from the coding sequence GTGAGCGAGCCGTTGCTGCGCGACAACGCGCCGCTCCTGACCACCGAACGGCTCGAGCTCTGGCGGCCGCAGCCGGGCGACGAACCGCAGATGTTCGCCATCATGCAGGACCCGCGCACCTGGCGTTACTTCGGCGCGACACCGTCGCGGGTCGACCATGTCACCCGCTTCATGCGCAACGCGGGGAGCTGGCAGCTCCACGGCTACGGCAGTTTCATGGTCCGCTCGAGGGGCGAGGAACCGGTCGTGGGCAACTGCGGCGTGTTCCATACCTGGCGTGGGCTCGGCGAGGATTTCGACGACAAGCCCGAAGCCGGGTGGATCGTCGCCGCCGACCATGCCGGCAAGGGCTATGCCCGCGAGGCGATGGACGCGGCGCTGGCGTGGTTCGACGCAACGCACGGCCCGCGCGAGGTCGTGTGCATCATCCACCCCGACAACGCGCCGTCGAACAAGCTGGCTGGCAGACTGGGCTTCGAACCCACCCGGCTGACCGAGTTGGCGCCGGATAACCCGGTGCAGGTATTCAGCCGCGTCGCTAATTCGCCAGTTCGAACCTGA
- the sucC gene encoding ADP-forming succinate--CoA ligase subunit beta: MNIHEYQAKDLLAKHGLPVPAGIPALSVEEAVAAAKSLPGPLWVVKAQIHAGGRGKGTFKELSHGAKGGVRLAKSIEEVETNARDMLGNTLVTIQTGDAGKQVNRLYITDGVDIGKEYYLSMVVDRATGRVAMIASTEGGMSIEDVAHETPEKITTIVIDPAQGFMPHHGRSLAFGLKLSGDLNKQAQKLGKQLYDAFMALDCSMIEINPLAESDGKLMVLDAKMSFDSNALYRHKDIEALRDETEEDPAEVEASEYDLAYIKLDGNIGCMVNGAGLAMATMDIIKLNGAFPANFLDVGGGASREKVTAAFKIILKDPAVEGILVNIFGGIMKCDVIADGIVAAAKDVNLSVPLVVRLEGTNVEQGKAILNNSGLPIVSADDLGDAARKIVAEVKKAA, translated from the coding sequence ATGAACATCCACGAATACCAGGCCAAGGACCTCCTGGCGAAACATGGCCTCCCGGTTCCCGCCGGTATCCCCGCGCTTTCGGTCGAAGAGGCGGTGGCAGCAGCCAAATCCCTTCCGGGGCCGCTCTGGGTGGTCAAGGCGCAAATCCACGCGGGCGGGCGCGGCAAGGGCACCTTCAAGGAGTTGTCCCACGGCGCGAAGGGCGGCGTGCGGCTGGCAAAGTCGATCGAGGAAGTCGAAACGAACGCCAGGGACATGCTCGGCAACACGCTGGTGACCATCCAGACCGGCGATGCCGGCAAGCAGGTCAACCGCCTCTACATCACCGACGGGGTCGACATCGGCAAGGAGTACTATCTGTCGATGGTGGTCGACCGCGCGACCGGGCGCGTCGCGATGATCGCCTCCACCGAAGGCGGGATGAGCATCGAGGACGTCGCCCATGAGACTCCCGAGAAGATCACGACGATCGTCATCGACCCGGCACAGGGTTTCATGCCGCACCACGGCCGCTCGCTCGCATTCGGGCTCAAGCTGTCGGGCGACCTCAACAAGCAGGCGCAGAAGCTGGGCAAACAGCTCTACGATGCGTTCATGGCGCTCGACTGCTCGATGATCGAGATCAACCCGCTCGCCGAATCGGACGGCAAGCTGATGGTGCTCGACGCGAAGATGAGCTTCGATTCCAACGCGCTCTATCGCCACAAGGACATCGAGGCGCTGCGCGACGAGACCGAAGAGGACCCGGCCGAGGTCGAGGCGAGCGAGTACGACCTTGCCTACATCAAGCTCGACGGCAACATCGGCTGCATGGTCAATGGCGCGGGCCTCGCCATGGCGACGATGGACATCATCAAGCTGAACGGCGCGTTCCCGGCCAACTTCCTCGACGTGGGCGGCGGCGCGAGCCGCGAGAAGGTGACCGCGGCTTTCAAGATCATCCTCAAGGACCCGGCGGTCGAAGGCATCCTCGTCAACATCTTTGGCGGGATCATGAAGTGCGACGTGATCGCTGACGGCATCGTCGCCGCGGCGAAAGACGTGAACCTTTCCGTGCCCCTGGTCGTTAGGCTGGAAGGCACGAACGTCGAGCAGGGCAAGGCGATCCTGAACAATTCGGGCCTGCCGATCGTCAGCGCCGACGACCTGGGCGATGCCGCGCGCAAGATCGTCGCCGAGGTCAAGAAAGCGGCCTAG
- a CDS encoding 3'(2'),5'-bisphosphate nucleotidase CysQ — protein sequence MIDAARLDEIVQEAGRIALGMWPGAGHTLESWDKKPGDPVCAADIAVDTFLKRELGALLPAAGWLSEETADDFTRLGKHLIWLVDPVDGTRDFIRGRTGWAVSVALISGGRPLIGSLAAPARDEFWHAIAGQGAWRNGERLVASSRADFAGARVPTDALPKDDRDLAMVDKPNSIALRAAMVAANEADLLATLRWGWEWDIGAAALIAREAGAATTDAFGRPLAYNKRDPRAFGLLISAPGIHNAAVERLAERAKAIAG from the coding sequence ATGATCGATGCCGCGCGTCTCGACGAGATTGTCCAGGAGGCCGGGCGGATCGCGCTCGGCATGTGGCCGGGTGCGGGTCACACGCTCGAATCATGGGACAAGAAACCCGGCGACCCGGTCTGCGCGGCCGACATCGCGGTGGACACCTTCCTCAAGCGCGAATTGGGCGCGCTGCTGCCCGCCGCCGGGTGGTTGAGCGAGGAAACCGCCGACGATTTCACCCGGCTCGGCAAGCACTTGATCTGGCTGGTCGATCCGGTCGACGGAACGCGCGATTTCATCCGCGGGCGGACCGGGTGGGCGGTGTCGGTCGCGCTCATCAGCGGCGGTCGCCCGCTCATCGGCTCGCTCGCGGCACCGGCCCGGGATGAATTCTGGCATGCGATCGCAGGCCAGGGGGCATGGCGCAACGGCGAGCGCCTGGTCGCCTCGAGCCGCGCGGACTTCGCCGGCGCGCGCGTGCCGACCGATGCCTTGCCGAAGGACGACCGCGATCTCGCCATGGTCGACAAGCCGAACTCGATCGCCTTGCGCGCAGCGATGGTCGCCGCGAACGAGGCGGACCTGCTGGCTACGCTTCGCTGGGGTTGGGAATGGGACATCGGCGCCGCCGCGCTGATTGCACGCGAGGCAGGCGCGGCGACGACCGACGCCTTCGGGCGCCCGCTCGCCTACAACAAGCGCGATCCGCGTGCCTTCGGCCTGCTGATTAGCGCGCCGGGCATCCACAATGCCGCGGTGGAGCGCCTGGCCGAGCGGGCGAAGGCGATCGCAGGGTAA
- a CDS encoding electron transfer flavoprotein subunit alpha/FixB family protein, protein MKTLVLVEHDNASVKDATLAVVTAAAKLGEVHLLVAGKGCAGVADAAAKIAGVGKVHLADDAAYEHQLPENVAPLVADLMGHHDAFLAPATTTGKNIAPRVAALLDVMQISEIIGIEGDKTFTRPIYAGNAIATVESSDPKLVITVRGTAFDKAASEGGSGAVEAVSGPADAGTSSFVGSELAKSERPELTSAKVIVSGGRALKDAETFQQVILPLADKLGAGVGASRAAVDAGYVPNDYQVGQTGKIVAPEVYIAIGISGAIQHLAGMKDSKTIIAINKDEDAPIFQVADIGLVGDLFKIVPELTDKL, encoded by the coding sequence ATGAAGACTCTCGTTCTGGTCGAACACGACAACGCCTCGGTGAAGGATGCGACTCTCGCGGTCGTCACCGCCGCCGCGAAGCTCGGCGAAGTGCACCTGCTGGTCGCCGGCAAGGGCTGTGCGGGCGTGGCCGATGCCGCCGCGAAGATCGCGGGCGTGGGCAAGGTCCACCTTGCCGACGATGCCGCGTACGAGCACCAGCTGCCCGAAAACGTCGCGCCGCTCGTCGCCGATCTCATGGGTCACCACGACGCGTTTCTCGCGCCGGCGACCACCACCGGCAAGAACATCGCGCCGCGCGTCGCCGCGTTGCTCGACGTCATGCAGATTTCCGAGATCATCGGGATCGAGGGCGACAAGACCTTCACCCGGCCGATCTATGCCGGCAACGCGATCGCCACGGTCGAAAGCTCCGACCCCAAGCTCGTCATCACCGTGCGCGGCACCGCGTTCGACAAGGCGGCGAGCGAGGGCGGGTCGGGCGCCGTCGAGGCCGTCAGCGGCCCCGCCGACGCGGGCACCAGCAGCTTCGTCGGCAGCGAACTCGCCAAGAGCGAGCGGCCCGAGCTGACCAGCGCCAAGGTGATCGTCTCGGGCGGCCGCGCGCTGAAGGACGCGGAAACCTTCCAGCAGGTCATCCTGCCGCTCGCCGACAAGCTCGGCGCGGGCGTCGGCGCGAGCCGCGCGGCGGTCGACGCGGGCTACGTGCCCAACGACTATCAGGTCGGCCAGACGGGCAAGATCGTTGCGCCGGAAGTCTACATCGCGATCGGCATCTCGGGCGCGATCCAGCACCTTGCCGGCATGAAGGATTCCAAGACGATCATCGCCATCAACAAGGACGAGGATGCCCCGATCTTCCAGGTCGCGGACATCGGCCTGGTTGGCGACCTGTTCAAGATCGTGCCGGAGCTGACCGACAAGCTTTGA